In the Oceanivirga salmonicida genome, ATGCTAAATTTAAATTTATTTTATTTGCAACCATAATATATATAATGTTTCAGGGGATTAGTTATTTTATACAATCATATTATAGTAATAAATTAGTTCAGAAACTTACTTTTGATTTAAGAGAACAAATATTTAAGAATATAATTTTTAATCAAGATATAAATAAGACAGATGAACAGAAAAATAATGAAATAATAGCATTAACTACTCAAGTTGAAAGTATACAAGAAAAATATTTTTCAAGTATATTTTGGGGTGGGTATTTATTTACTCAATTTATATTGGCTACTATTGTATCAATAATAATTAAGCCAGAATTTATATTTTTTATATTAATTTTGAGCGTTCCTATGTTATTAGTCCCAACAATTTTTAAAAATCGTATAATGAACAGTAAACAAAATGTAATAAATAAACAAAAAAAGTTTATATCAAAAATCTTAGATTATGTACAAGGTGTATCAGCTTTAATTTTTGCAAAAAAAGAAAAAGAAGTTTATAGTCGATATAAAGTAGATAAAACAGATTATTTTGCATCTGAAATTAAATTTGTTAATTTAAATTCTAAAGTTGAAATGTTTAATTATATGTCAACAAGTATTTTATATTTAGGAGTATGGATAACTGGTATATATTTTG is a window encoding:
- a CDS encoding ABC transporter transmembrane domain-containing protein; translated protein: MKRIFKSNIKEIIKYFLLCILVSVITVTEAFLVNSFAETAKFGNYAKFKFILFATIIYIMFQGISYFIQSYYSNKLVQKLTFDLREQIFKNIIFNQDINKTDEQKNNEIIALTTQVESIQEKYFSSIFWGGYLFTQFILATIVSIIIKPEFIFFILILSVPMLLVPTIFKNRIMNSKQNVINKQKKFISKILDYVQGVSALIFAKKEKEVYSRYKVDKTDYFASEIKFVNLNSKVEMFNYMSTSILYLGVWITGIYFVIIGDFTLQKVIAFTQLVGMIVVPLNNVLTISNNYFSGQEIINSIKHYLHSFEVETYKEKPLVDINKIKF